Genomic window (Pseudoliparis swirei isolate HS2019 ecotype Mariana Trench chromosome 23, NWPU_hadal_v1, whole genome shotgun sequence):
tggttaacaACATAATCAGGGAGTTGTCGGTTCAATCCTCGCCCTCGTCGATgtctccttgagcaagacacgtaagacacttaaccctggatTGCTCCCTGCAGATGGACTATGTAACTTGTCTTTGAGTTCCTTAAAAAgcaattaaatgcattattattataacctgGTAATAACTGGGAGCTCGATTCAAGGTCACAATGTGtctgccccccacacacacacacactctcacccatAAACACTTTCTAAAAGGGTGACCCCAGATCACTTTTAATATTTGGTTGACGCTGTTGATGATCTGTGTTTCCCAGAGAAGGAccggctcctctcctccgtcactaACTATGGGAGCCCTCGTCCCACGTCTCTGGTGGGCTCCGAGACCCCTCATcagaagcagcaggaggaggaagaggaggaggaggccctaAGGAGGAAGCTCAAGTACTTCTTAATGAGCCCTTGCGACAAGTATCACGCCAAAGGACGCAAGCCCTACAAGCTCGGCCTGCAGCTGCTGAAGATCCTCATTGTGACGGTGCAGGTGGGTCCAGATCTGTGTGGTCTTGTGgttttgatgacatcacagcgtGAGGAGTTAAATATGATCATTCCTTGGTTGGGTCTCCAGTTGGTGCTGTTCGGGCTGAGCAACCAGATGGCGGTGACcttcagagaggagaacacggcCGCCTTCAAGCACCTGTTCCTGGAGGGCTACAAGGACGGCGCTGCGCAGGCCGTCCACACGCAGCAGGAGCTGTACGGACGCATCCACTTCGCCGTGGAGCGGGTcagtgaagaaactaaaaagggGCGAATTTGGCTCCCGAAATACAAGAAAAAACACGTTTTCATGACATAtgcagataataataatagttagtTTGCCCTGGTTTTGAGATGTTGTTTGGCAACACTGAGGGAGAACTTCCActaacattgttgttgttgttgtgtatttcattcagtcaatcattgtaatacaatacaatattattcgatataatatacaaaacagaaagactgaaaagtttTAGGCAGAAGcagaaatgcttatatattcctattctaaattattattatcaaataaatcagataattaacattaaaaaaataaaaagaatacatataataaaatatatatatttacatacatcttccatatacatacatatcaatcacacttataaccctcatacattgttttatgaataatccttttgaaaaccaaaaatgagttgaccattcttacatccattttaacgttCCATAATTCGTCTGGAAGCCGAAACATCCCAAAGAGATCAGGAAgtaaatatacactactgttcaaaatttggggtcacttagaaatgtccttattcttcaaagcattgtttttatcaatgaagataacattaaattaatcagaaatacactttatacattgttaatgtggtaaatgactattctctggtgtttaatgaagtctctacataggtgttTAGAGgaccatctccagtgttctaatggtacggcgtgttatcgccttagaagactaacggaggtgTAGAAAACCCTAGAGAACCCTTTTTAtttgagcgcagctgaaaacagttatgctgctaagagaagctataaaactgtccttcctttgagcgacaagattgaaaaacaaaattaagatttcaaataaaaatcattatttctaactgtgtcaatgtcttgaatatattttcaattaatttatttcaattaatttgataaataaaactgggttttcatggaaaacacaaaattgtctgggtgagcccaaacttctgaacggtattgtatatatttagtaaTTTAATCCTCTGCTTTTCTTCCCCCCCTCAGTACTCGGCGCTCCCTCAGATCTCTCTGGGCCGCTACGCGTACGTTTTGGGCGTCGGCGTGAAGGGGAGCGCGCTCTCCCTCTGCCAGCGCTACTACAGGAGGGGCGTCATCGACCCCGTCAACGACACCTTTGACATCGACCCCCGCGTCGACACCGGTAGGTCGCTTGAGTCGGTCTCTGGGTAATCAACgtttaaaaagactaaaacagCAGCCGCGGTATTAACTGTGTTTCCTTGTCCCTTAAGGAAAAGAGTGTCAGTGAGTCATTGGGAGGTTGCCCTACTTTAAAAGGCTCGGAATAGTTCCGACAAAAAATAACGCAACACCAAAGTTTGTTTCCCCTCGCCTTGGGAAAGGAGTTATTTGCATACAGCTGCTGATTTGGCAGAAATGTCTTTTGGCAATGTGCGATAAAATCATGTGACATATGAAAAGTCTCCTGGGGGCCCGATGCTGCATTTTCAACACTATGAGGGAGTCTGGTTCGCGTGATGAGGGAAACATCCCATGTGGTATTTTGTGTCGTTCCTCTCATGCTATTTTCTGTGTTTTCCCCCCAGAATGCATTGGAGTGAATCCACCGACTTACAGTTTGGCTTCAGGAAACGGAGACTACAAGAATTTCACTCTCAAGTTTTATAAGTCAGATTCTATTAAGTCTATTtttagtgttgttgttttttacgttataaatataaaaaatgtgcgattcttgtctttttttgaaTGGCGTGAACCATTCAAACATCATTCTCTTTCAGGCTGATCAACGTCACGATCGACTTCCAGCTGAAGGCCATCAACATTCAGACGATCATAAACAACGAAATCCCCGACTGCTACACCTTTGCCATCACGGTGAGCCGATTGTTTCTATCTGAATGAGCAGCGGACCCCGACGTGGCCTCGTCGATcacacccgtgtgtgtgtgtgtgtgtgtgcaagttgtGGGTGAAATTCCCCGTGTGTGTTTACTCTGGTTCTCATTGCCGTCAGATCGTCATGGACAACATGGCGCATAGCGGCAAAGTTAAGATCAGCCTGCAGAACGAGGCGTCCATAAAGGAGTGCAGAGACCCCAACGTGTCCGGACACGGTGAGACTCATCTTTGTGTCATCCTTATGGTCGGCCATGTtttgatcctcctcctcctcctcctcttcctcctcctcctcctccctcagctgaAAGCTACGCCCGGGAGTTCCTGGACGTGCTGGTGGCGTTCGTGTGCCTGCTGTCCCTGGTGCTGTGCGGCCGCTCCATCCTCAGAGGCGTCGTCCTGCAACACGTGAGAAAGCGGCCcgagtgtttgtgttttcatggtgtgacatttaaaaataaataaatagggtTTTGCTTCGGTCACCGGAGCCACGGCGAAATCGGTGGCCAAAGGATGTTGagaaatcaactttttttaGTTTGACTGTGCTCAATATATTTAGTTGACTCACGCACAGAAGTTAAGGTGCTTGGTGGagtattttaaatgattttccTCCCTCGTAAAATATTTgcaaagacatttaaaataagatAACTAATATCCCAAGAGTTGTtattaaaacaatgtattccctttaaaaaatatatatatatttattaactttCTGGTTGATCAGCAGAGAAAAGCTTTTATCTCTTGTTCCTGGCAAAATGTCAAGCTCACCTTAAAATAGAATTTACTGGCATTccattttataataaatataaactagaacgggcactcggtagagcgcataccttcgcatatcacaagattgggcattgaattatgaacattttggtagttgcatgccaattggataaaaattggtatggtatggtaaaaagaagatgttgacctatccatgaccttgacctttgacccgattgatcccaaaatctaatcaaatggtccccggataataaccaatcatcgcaccaaatttcatgcgattcggtttaaaactttttttgttatgcgaataacatgcatacaaataaataaataaatacacggtgatcaaaacataaccttccgcattttcaatgcgaaggtaataacttaATATTGCTAAACCTtctactttttttatatttccccTCTAGAAGGTGAATAAAGGTCATTGTGTAAACCGATTGCATTTTGATGAAGCAGAGCAATGTAATATCCTAGTGGGTTATTTGTGGGTTATTCTTCCACTGTATGTGAATATGACGTTTAAAAACACACCATAGCAGCCGTCTTTGTCGTCACCCTGCAGGAGTACGTGCGTTTCTTTAAGCGCCGCCTCGGCCGCGGCGTGCGCTGGGGCGACCGAATGGAGTTCATCAACGGCTGGTACATCCTGCTCATCGTCAGCGACATGTTCACCATCGTCGGCAGCTTCATCAAAATTGGGATCGAGTCCAAGGTAATgcgataaaacacatttttaaaaaacattttaaaaaaacatcagagTTCCTGGTAATAAGTGACGTCGGCCGTTGTGCCGCAGACTCTGTCGTCATACGACATGTGCGGCATCCTGCTGGgcacctccaccctgctggtgtGGGTGGGAGTCATCCGCTACCTCAGCTTCTTTCAGAAATACAATGTAGGTGGAAAAAACACACGCATAAAGCTCACGTCTTATCCCCTCTTTGTTTTCTCTAAATACATATTGTGCCCTCCGTCTCTCAGATCTTGATCGTGACTCTGTCGGCTGCGTTTCCCAACGTGATTCGCTTCTCCTGCTGTGCGGCGGTCATTTACATGGGATACTGCTTCTGTGGCTGGATTGTGCTGGGGCCCTATCACACcaaggtaccacacacacacagacacacacgcacacgcacacatgtactCTAACAAGGGATGAGTCAGTCTCAACAGCCTAATTATCATAAAATGCCCTCCAGCGTGTATCTTCTTCGCAGCTGTGTATAATTAATGAGAGAACATTGACAttcattaaatatgaatcaTGGCAGCATTCAGTGGATGGATCTGTTTTTGCTCGGCGTCATGGGGAGAGCGTTCAAAAAATCTTAAATAGAGCAAACTTCACAAATGCACAAaagtaaatgaaataaaagttcCCGGCCCGACAGAAATATGTCTAAAAGTCATTTTTTGCACAGAATTGTGTTACAATTTACAGTttaagacataaaaaaaaaaaaaaaaaaggagttcTCCAGTGATTTAGTATCGCTCCTCCATAAAGTCAGGTGACCAGACTTTTCTTGCCTGTTATGGTCAATCTACACGTCAAAACGTCACGTTTCAAGCCCGCGATAAcgccgatgacatcatcggggCCACAGCCTGTGAACGGGAGCACCCTGTGTCTCCGTGTGCAGTTCCGCTCGCTGTCCACGGTGTCGGAGTGCCTGTTCTCTCTGATCAACGGGGACGACATGTTCGTGACGTTCCACGAGATGGAGAGGAGCGGCACGCTGGTGTGGGTCTTCAGCCAGGTGTACCTCTACACCTTCATCTCCCTCTTCATCTACATGGTGCTGTCCCTCTTCATCGCGCTCATCACCGGAGCCTACGACACCATCATGGTACGGTTCCCACTGGGGTTCTTCGctgtgggttagtgtgtgtgtgtgtgtgtgtgtgtgtgtgtgtgagaatatgCTCAGCTTTACGTTTGTCCTCCCGTAGGCTCAGACGCAGGAGCAGGTGAGGGTCAGCGACCTGCACGCGTTCATCGCCGAGTGCGCCGACACGCCCAGTTCTGGCAAGTTCCGTGGGCCTGAGGGGTCGTCGTGCTCcttcctctgctgctgtgactgaggaggaggaggagtgaaggggggaggaggaagaggaaggaggaagaggaggaggaagaggaaggaggaggaagaggaggcagcggCCCAGAGCATgtaagctctgtgtgtgtgtgtgtgtgtgtgtgtataaatgtgtgtgtctgtgtatatatatgtctgtgtgtgtgtctgtgtgtgtgtgtatgtgtgtgtgtctgtatttgtgtgtgtctgtgtgtataaatgtgtgtgtgtctgtgtgtatgtgtgtctgtgtgtttatgtctctgtgggtgtgtgtatgtgtgtgtgtatgtatgtgtgtgtctgtatttgtgtgtgtctgtgtgtgtatatatgtgtgtgtgtctgtatttgtgtgtgtctgtgtgtgtatatatgtgtgtgtgtctgtgtgtatatatgtctgtgtgtgtgtgtgtgtgtgtatgtctctgtgggtgtgtgtatgtgtgtgtatatctgtgtgtgtgtgtgtgtgtgtgtttatagcaCTATATTTCCACTTTAGCTGTCTGCAGCTCCTTTTGCCCTCAAACTCCCAGCAGAGATGATAAATGCCTCGACCTGCCTGACCTTCAGCGCGTTGTCGTCTCTCAGAATTCAGCATTTATCTCTGTGCTCACACGGCCCATTGCCTGCTGAGGGAGTTTGTCCTGCATGAATAATGTATCGTCTCTTCCTGACACGACGTGTTTGCTGGGGCTTTGATGAGCAGCAGACACATGTGTCGCTGTAGACGGCTACGGGTCCACTCAGTAAGGAGCGGCATCGTACGGTATGTTTTCGgtcccggctcctcctcctgcgttCATTCTTTTCACACAAGAAAGGACGAGCCCTGCAGCCAACCAGTCAGTCATCAATATGTATGAACTCATTCTGCTGAGCCTTTTTGCCGCTTGGCTGCACAATAACGTTTCTATAGAAACGCTGGAAGCACGATTGTCAACGGCAAGAGACAAAGATTGTTTTTTGGAGCCCGTTTTCAAAATCTGAATCAGGAGTGTTCATTTGCCAAGTACTAAAgaacatacaaggaatttgactctcTGAACAATAAAGATAGAATAACACGatgaaaaaatacaattaaaacaataaacatgcaATAATAGATAAGTATGGTCTTAAGTGTGTCATGAAATACAAATCTGATGTTTGTCAATTTAAAACATTGTCGAGAAAGTTGACGTTTTTCTGAGGTATGCCGTAGTAACGGCTGTTACCTTGGCTAGCTGGCTAGTCGTTGTAGCTGGCTAGCCGTTGTAGCAGGCTAGCCGCTGTAGCTGGCTAGCCATTGTAGCTAGCTAGCCATTGTAGCTGGCTAGCCGTTGTAGCTGG
Coding sequences:
- the LOC130189150 gene encoding mucolipin-1-like → MASPGPTCTHDGATEKDRLLSSVTNYGSPRPTSLVGSETPHQKQQEEEEEEEALRRKLKYFLMSPCDKYHAKGRKPYKLGLQLLKILIVTVQLVLFGLSNQMAVTFREENTAAFKHLFLEGYKDGAAQAVHTQQELYGRIHFAVERYSALPQISLGRYAYVLGVGVKGSALSLCQRYYRRGVIDPVNDTFDIDPRVDTECIGVNPPTYSLASGNGDYKNFTLKFYKLINVTIDFQLKAINIQTIINNEIPDCYTFAITIVMDNMAHSGKVKISLQNEASIKECRDPNVSGHAESYAREFLDVLVAFVCLLSLVLCGRSILRGVVLQHEYVRFFKRRLGRGVRWGDRMEFINGWYILLIVSDMFTIVGSFIKIGIESKTLSSYDMCGILLGTSTLLVWVGVIRYLSFFQKYNILIVTLSAAFPNVIRFSCCAAVIYMGYCFCGWIVLGPYHTKFRSLSTVSECLFSLINGDDMFVTFHEMERSGTLVWVFSQVYLYTFISLFIYMVLSLFIALITGAYDTIMAQTQEQVRVSDLHAFIAECADTPSSGKFRGPEGSSCSFLCCCD